From the genome of Psychrobacter sp. M13:
AGGATCATACTTGGATCAATACAGGCAATCACCTTACTGTAACTTGCAAGGTCAATGAATCTTCACAGATCGAAGAGATGATAAAGCATGTGCTCGAAAAGTATGGCCACATCGATGTACTGGTCAATATAGATACTGAAATTGGCATTCATCAGTCTGTCATTCCAGAACTCATAAAGACCAAAGGTAATATCGTTAATGTTACCACACTTACAGATATACCAAGTGATTGGAACCTTGATGCTTATAATGCCGAAAAAGATAACTTTGACAAAACCACAAAAGACTTAGCTTTAAAAAATGCCGCAAGTGGCGTACGTATCAATGCTGTCGCGGCAGGTCTAGTCACAACAGATACTAGCTCTAACCCTTTCCTCAGCCATTGTCCGTTAGGAAGAACGGCCACGCCTAACGATGTTACCAATGCCATTGTATTTTTGGCGAGTAATGATGCTGCGATGATAACGGGAGTTAATTTGCCTATCGACGGTGGTATCAGTGCCTTAAACACATAATCACCAATAAAAAATCTTCTACTAATCAAAACTTATTCGGCATGGTATTAGCAGCCTAGCACAAGAATAATCAGAGAGAAGAGCCTCATCTAATCGGTACTATTGTTGATATCCTGTAGCGGCTTTGACAGACGCTCAGGATGACGAGGTATCACACCACGATACTGTTCATATATCTTTGGCAAGTCGATATCGATATCACCTGTAGGATATACCAACGCCAAAAAACGCACCTCTTTAGTATTATAATCAAGCGCTACTGGCAAGATAGGTACATTAGCCCCTACGGCTAAGTAATAAAAGCCCGTTTTCCAGCTTTGGGTGTAGTCACGCGTGCCTTCAGGCGACAAACCTAAAAATAGCGGCTCGCCGCTTTTGAATTTATCAATACTGGCTTGCAATACTGAACCTTTGACACTGCGGTTAATAGGAATAATCCCTGTCCAAGTCAATAGTTGCTTAAGTACAGGTACTTTGAATAGCGTATGCTTACCCATAATACTGATCTTTATATCCAGCGCAAATAGGCTAGGCAACGCATAAACACCGTCAACATTAGAAGTATGCGGCAGGGCTAAGACAACGGCTTGCGAGATATTAGGTATCTCACCAACCGTACGCCACCCTGCTACCTTCATTAGCCATGATGATATTGGCGGTACAATAGTGCCATTACGCTTAGGCACAAGGTTACCTAAGTCCTTTCTACGTAACTTAGGTAATATTTTGGAGCGAGTCGCTTGAGAACGGGCGGTAGGTTTAGAGAACATAGCAGCACTATAAAAAAAGAATTAATTCATCATAACATTTACACCTGTTCACTGAATTAATATTTGCCATAATTAGCAAAATATTTAACAGTATTTAAGGATGAAATTTGATCAGCGCTGCTATAGTAGATTGAGTTTTAAAACGCATAGCTTATAAAGCGATATCTGCCAAGTTACCTTTATGCTCAAGCCATGTCTTGCGATCGGCAGAGCGTTTTTTGGCTAAGAGCATATCCATTACGCTATTGGTCAATACCATATCATCCATATCGAGCTGTACCAATCGACGCGTATCGCGATTCATTGTGGTCTCACGCAATTGTTCAGCGCTCATCTCACCCA
Proteins encoded in this window:
- a CDS encoding SDR family oxidoreductase — protein: MKRFNDKVVIITGADSDIGRSTALKFAKEEANCVLVGINHDLLEYIYKDLPQDHTWINTGNHLTVTCKVNESSQIEEMIKHVLEKYGHIDVLVNIDTEIGIHQSVIPELIKTKGNIVNVTTLTDIPSDWNLDAYNAEKDNFDKTTKDLALKNAASGVRINAVAAGLVTTDTSSNPFLSHCPLGRTATPNDVTNAIVFLASNDAAMITGVNLPIDGGISALNT
- a CDS encoding lysophospholipid acyltransferase family protein gives rise to the protein MFSKPTARSQATRSKILPKLRRKDLGNLVPKRNGTIVPPISSWLMKVAGWRTVGEIPNISQAVVLALPHTSNVDGVYALPSLFALDIKISIMGKHTLFKVPVLKQLLTWTGIIPINRSVKGSVLQASIDKFKSGEPLFLGLSPEGTRDYTQSWKTGFYYLAVGANVPILPVALDYNTKEVRFLALVYPTGDIDIDLPKIYEQYRGVIPRHPERLSKPLQDINNSTD